A genomic segment from Bacteroidales bacterium encodes:
- a CDS encoding Bro-N domain-containing protein: protein MTQREAVQLFEEKRVRTVWDEEQEKWYFSIVDTVAILTDSVDPTAYWRKLKQRLKEEGNETVTNCHGLKMRAADGKMRLTDVADTEQLFRLIQSIPSPKAEPFKLWIAQVARERLDQLQDPELSIDQAMKDYKRLGYSDNWINQRLKSIEIRKDLTDEWKKRGLQEGVQFASLTDIIYKTWAGKTAKEYKKFKGLKKENLRDNMTNTELVLNMLAELSTTRISETSNPETMEEHSNVARQGGEIARNARLELEAKTGEKAISSLSAKQGVLLNKKNLNTNQDSSKDS, encoded by the coding sequence ATGACACAGCGAGAAGCTGTACAACTGTTTGAGGAGAAAAGGGTTCGCACCGTTTGGGACGAGGAGCAGGAAAAATGGTATTTTTCTATTGTAGATACCGTTGCTATACTCACGGATAGCGTAGATCCTACCGCCTATTGGCGAAAACTAAAGCAACGTTTAAAAGAAGAGGGCAATGAAACCGTGACGAATTGTCACGGTTTGAAAATGCGTGCTGCAGATGGCAAAATGAGATTAACAGATGTAGCTGATACAGAGCAACTTTTTCGATTAATTCAGTCTATACCATCTCCTAAAGCTGAGCCGTTTAAGCTGTGGATTGCGCAAGTAGCCCGCGAACGCTTGGATCAGCTGCAAGATCCTGAATTGTCGATAGATCAAGCAATGAAAGATTATAAACGTTTGGGTTATTCTGACAATTGGATAAATCAACGCTTGAAAAGTATTGAAATACGAAAAGATCTTACCGATGAATGGAAGAAACGTGGGTTGCAAGAGGGCGTTCAGTTTGCTTCCCTAACCGATATTATCTACAAGACATGGGCTGGCAAAACCGCTAAGGAGTATAAGAAATTCAAGGGGTTGAAAAAGGAAAATTTGCGAGATAATATGACAAATACCGAGTTGGTTTTGAATATGTTAGCAGAATTGTCAACTACACGTATATCAGAAACCTCAAATCCAGAAACAATGGAAGAACACAGCAATGTAGCGCGTCAGGGTGGGGAAATAGCGCGCAATGCACGTCTTGAATTGGAAGCAAAAACAGGCGAAAAAGCAATCTCTTCGTTAAGTGCTAAACAAGGAGTTCTGTTAAATAAAAAGAACCTGAATACAAACCAAGACAGTAGCAAAGATAGTTGA